A window from Podospora bellae-mahoneyi strain CBS 112042 chromosome 1 map unlocalized CBS112042p_1, whole genome shotgun sequence encodes these proteins:
- a CDS encoding uncharacterized protein (EggNog:ENOG503NZ92; COG:S), whose translation MKLAMASVIVLRLFILANLVTFCLGHHHHPHQQQQQLRPTAYNYGFDVHRRVKRQLAEPLTTVVRGDAGQQAGDVQVRREIRELEQDRDVWTLYLLGMSMMQFTDQTEPTSWYGITGIHGMPHQTWGGVRPTPGNEETGYCTHSSILFPTWHRPYLALYEQVLTNVMRMIANWWPNDQKQRYLDAVQRFRIPYWDWATYPPSDGSVLPTSVGGSPFVDVDGPNGVQRIANPLFSYTFRPLNTTAFRQAPWNTWTETLRGPTNWGPGAQSNNSMVAMTIDQNQRSLSQRLYILFSNYGNYSRFSNNAWIPFVNNASYDSLESLHDTVHTLAGGGGMGMPNIQGGHMSFIPYSAFDPIFFLHHTMVDRIFAMWQTLYPQSWVTPTAAVLNSYTTSRGQIQDSQTPLTPFFADANGGFWTSDSVRDFTKFGYTYTELTDLAGASNAQAGVRRAINRLYGASSPANMFLRELRAQGIKGGRGKGASSRIGQQSSSKHRPAGREVGGLQDDSYREWIVNIRAKKQALNGPYSIYFFFGTPPEDKADWVQAENHVGAMGVFAADGAGMGGMREAMKELEVSGTVPLTTGLIGAVKRGRLEGLSQGEVVKFLREELVVVVLGSGGREYGVLDVEGLRLGVRSFSVKLPQSEDELPVWGEEEVGFDLL comes from the exons ATGAAGTTAGCAATGGCCTCCGTCATTGTCCTTCGgctcttcatcctcgccaacctcgtcACTTTCTGCctcggccaccaccaccacccccaccaacagcaacaacaactaaGACCCACAGCCTACAACTATGGGTTCGACGTCCACAGGCGGGTGAAGCGGCAGCTTGCGGAACCTCTgacgacggtggtgaggggggatgcTGGCCAGCAGGCGGGGGACGTACAAGTGCGGAGGGAGATTagggagctggagcaggaCAGGGACGTGTGGACGTTGTACCTGCTGGGGATGAGCATGATGCAGTTTACGGATCAGACGGAGCCTACGTCGTGGTATGGGATTACAG GTATCCATGGAATGCCGCACCAGACATGGGGTGGTGTGCGACCGACGCCTGGGAATGAGGAGACTGGGTATTGTACGCACTCTTCGATATTGTTTCCTACTTGGCACCGGCCTTATCTGGCTTTGTACGAG CAAGTCTTGACAAATGTTATGCGGATGATTGCAAATTGGTGGCCCAATGATCAGAAGCAGCGCTATCTCGACGCTGTCCAGCGGTTTCGAATACCTTATTGGGATTGGGCTACCTACCCGCCCTCTGACGGAAGTGTGCTCCCCACGAGCGTGGGTGGGAGTCCCTTTGTCGATGTAGATGGTCCGAATGGCGTTCAGCGGATAGCAAACCCTCTGTTCAGTTACACGTTTCGGCCTCTGAATACTACTGCTTTCAGACAGGCACCG TGGAATACCTGGACTGAGACCCTGAGGGGTCCAACTAATTGGGGTCCCGGAGCCCAGTCGAACAACTCCATGGTGGCCATGACGATCGATCAGAACCAACGGTCACTCAGCCAACGACTCTACATTTTGTTCTCGAACTATGGTAACTACAGCAGGTTCAGCAACAATGCCTGGATCCCTTTTGTCAATAACGCCTCGTATGATTCCCTCGAGTCTCTCCATGACACGGTCCATACTcttgctggcggtggtggtatgGGTATGCCAAATATCCAGGGCGGCCACATGTCGTTCATACCTTACTCGGCCTTTGACCCTATCTTCTTTCTACACCACACCATGGTGGACCGTATCTTTGCCATGTGGCAGACGTTGTACCCGCAATCATGGGTGACGCCTACCGCGGCGGTTCTGAATTCATACACGACCTCTCGAGGCCAGATTCAAGACTCACAGACACCGCTCACCCCGTTCTTTGCTGATGCCAATGGGGGGTTCTGGACGTCGGATAGCGTCAGGGACTTCACCAAATTCGGGTACACTTACACTGAGCTGACGGACCTTGCGGGTGCGAGTAATGCCCAAGCTGGTGTACGACGGGCTATTAACCGTTTGTACGGGGCGTCAAGTCCAGCCAACATGTTTCTGAGGGAGCTTCGAGCCCAAGGCATCAAGGGTGGccgggggaagggggcgtcTTCGAGAATAGGACAGcagtcatcatcaaagcATCGTCCTGCTGGTAGGGAAGTTGGAGGACTCCAAGATGACAGCTACCGAGAGTGGATTGTGAATATCCGAGCCAAGAAGCAAGCATTGAATGGGCCGTATTCCATTTATTTCTTCTTTGGGACCCCACCAGAGGACAAGGCGGACTGGGTGCAGGCAGAGAATCATGTTGGTGCCATGGGGGTGTTTGCTGCCGACGGGGCCGGGATGGGAGGCATgagggaggcgatgaaggagttggaggtAAGTGGGACGGTGCCGTTGACTACGGGCTTGATTGGGGCTGTTAAAAGGGGGAgattggaggggttgagCCAAGGGGAAGTGGTAAAgtttttgagggaggagttggtggttgttgttttggggtcgggggggagggagtatgGAGTTTTGGATGTGGAGggcttgaggttgggggtgaggagttTTAGCGTTAAATTGCCGCAgagtgaggatgagctgcctgtttggggggaggaggaggtgggttttGATTTGTTGTAG
- the CCT4 gene encoding T-complex protein 1 subunit delta (EggNog:ENOG503NW0D; COG:O; BUSCO:EOG09261XNJ), whose amino-acid sequence MAAVAPAAAGPSNATFRDKEKPLAVRSANIVAARALADAVRTSLGPRGMDKMIRSGKGETIITNDGSTMLKSMAVMHPTAKMLVQLSNAQDVEAGDGTTSVVVICGSLLGAADRLLAKGIHPSVISESFQRAAAAAVKVLHEMSQPIALTDTSSLLQAANTSLSSKIVSQYSNLLGPMAVNAVTKTIDLKTADNVDLRNIRIIKKVGGTIEDSELVDGLVLTQPVIKSAGGPIRMEKAKIGLIQFQLSPPKPDMENTIQVNDYRQMDKIVKEERMYLLNMVKKIKKAKCNVLFIQKSILRDAVNDLSLHFLQRLGILVVKDIERDEVEFICKSTGCKPIADIDSFTEDKLGSADLVEEVQSSGSKMVKVTGCKSTGKTISVVVRGANALILDEAERSLHDALCVVRCLVKKKALIAGGGAAEIEIAAQLNKQARALTGTEAICWKAFADAMEVIPTTLAENAGLNSIKVVTALRHKHEMGEKNAGVSIKSGGVNSDISKENVLQPLLVSTSAIELAAETVKMILRIDDIALSR is encoded by the exons ATGGCTGCCGTAGCACCAGCCGCCGCTGGTCCCAGCAATGCCACCTTCAGG gacaaggagaagccgTTGGCCGTCCGTTCCGCCAACATCGTCGCCGCCAGAG CTCTTGCCGATGCCGTCCGGACATCGCTGGGCCCAAGGGGCATGGACAAGATGATCCGCAGCGGAAAAGGGGagaccatcatcaccaacgatGGCAGCACAATGTTGAAGAGCATGGCCGTCATGCATCCCACAGCCAAGATGCTTGTCCAACTTTCCAACGCCCAAGATGTCGAAGCCGGTGACGGAACCACCTCAGTCGTCGTTATCTGCGGCAGCTTGTTGGGCGCCGCCGACCGCCTTCTCGCCAAGGGCATCCACCCCTCTGTCATCTCAGAGTCTTTCCAAAgagctgccgccgccgcggtCAAGGTCTTGCATGAGATGTCACAACCTATCGCCCTTACcgacacctcctccctccttcaAGCCGCCAACACCTCGCTGTCCTCCAAGATTGTGTCCCAAtactccaacctcctcggcccaATGGCCGTCAACGCTGTTACCAAGACGATCGACCTTAAGACGGCAGATAACGTCGACCTGAGGAATATTCGCATTATCAAGAAGGTCGGCGGGACGATAGAAGACAGCGAGTTGGTGGACGGTTTGGTTCTCACACAGCCAGTGATCAAGAGCGCGGGAGGGCCCATAaggatggagaaggccaagatcgGTCTTATTCAGTTCCAGCTCAGCCCTCCTAAGCCTGAT ATGGAAAACACCATCCAGGTCAACGACTACAGACAAATGGACAAGATCGTCAAGGAGGAGCGCATGTACCTCCTCAACATggtcaagaagatcaagaaggccaagtgCAACGTTCTCTTCATTCAAAAGTCTATCCTCCGCGACGCCGTCAAcgacctctccctccacttCCTTCAGCGCCTcggcatcctcgtcgtcaagGACATTGAGCGTGACGAAGTCGAGTTCATCTGCAAGTCCACCGGCTGCAAGCCCATCGCCGACATTGACAGCTTCACTGAGGACAAGCTTGGCTCCGCTGAccttgttgaggaggttcagTCCTCTGGCAGCAAGATGGTCAAGGTCACCGGCTGCAAGTCCACCGGCAAGACCATCTCAGTCGTCGTCCGCGGCGCCAACgctctcatcctcgacgaggcTGAGCGCTCCCTCCACGATGCCCTCTGCGTCGTCCGCTGCctcgtcaagaagaaggctctCATCGCCGGTGGCGGTGCCGCCGAAATTGAAATTGCCGCCCAGCTGAACAAGCAAGCACGTGCCTTGACCGGCACCGAGGCCATCTGCTGGAAGGCCTTTGCCGACGCTATGGAGGTTATTCCCACTACTCTTGCGGAAAACGCCGGGTTGAACAGCATCAAGGTTGTGACTGCCCTGCGCCACAAGCATGAGATGGGCGAGAAAAATGCTGGTGTCAGTATCAAGAGCGGGGGTGTCAACTCGGATATTTCAAAGGAGAATGTGCTGCAGCCATTGTTGGTGAGCACGAGCGCGATTGAGTTGGCGGCGGAAACGGTGAAGATGATTTTGCGGATTGATGATATCGCCTTGAGCAGGTAG
- the RPT1 gene encoding 26S proteasome regulatory subunit 7 (COG:O; EggNog:ENOG503NVNZ), with product MPSATGANWEKYQKKFGDDEIEEKKITPLTDEDIQVLKTYGAAPYGSAIKKLEQQIKEKQQSVDDKIGVKESDTGLAPPHLWDIAADRQRMSEEQPLQVARCTKIIQDDKDEAKSKYVINVKQIAKFVVNLGERVSPTDIEEGMRVGVDRNKYQILLPLPPKIDASVTMMTVEEKPDVTYGDVGGCKEQVEKLREVVEMPLLSPERFGNLGIDPPKGALLYGPPGTGKTLCARAVANRTDATFIRVIGSELVQKYVGEGARMVRELFEMARTKKACIIFFDEIDAIGGARFDDGAGGDNEVQRTMLELITQLDGFDARGNIKVMFATNRPSTLDPALMRPGRIDRKIEFALPDLEGRANILRIHAKSMSVERDIRWELISRLCPNATGAELRSVCTEAGMFAIRARRKVATEKDFLDAVDKVIKGNHKFNSTAAYAQYN from the exons ATG CCTTCTGCCACAGGTGCCAACTGGGAAAAGTACCAAAAGAAATTCGGCGATGACGAGAtagaagagaagaagatcaCGCCCCTCACCGATGA AGATATCCAGGTTCTCAAGACCTATGGCGCCGCGCCATATGGTTccgccatcaagaagctAGAGCAGCAAATaaaggagaagcagcagagCGTGGATGACAAGATTGGTGTCAAG GAATCAGATACCGGTCTCGCACCACCTCACCTTTGGGATATCGCCGCCGATCGTCAACGAATGTCCGAGGAGCAACCTCTTCAGGTAGCGAGATGCACCAAGATTATTCAGGACGACAAGGACGAGGCGAAGTCGAAATATGTCATCAACGTCAAGCAGATAGCAAAGTTTGTCGTGAATCTCGGCGAGCGCGTCAGTCCAACGGATATCGAAGAGGGAATGCGGGTTGGTGTCGACAGAAACAAGTACCAGATCCTTCTCCCACTGCCGCCCAAGATCGACGCCAGTGTCACCATGATGACGGTCGAAGAGAAGCCCGATGTTACATACGgcgatgttggtggttgcAAGGAGCAGGTGGAAAAGCTCCGCGAGGTTGTCGAGATGCCCCTGCTTTCGCCCGAACGGTTCGGCAACTTGGGCATTGACCCCCCCAAGGGTGCCCTTCTTTACGGCCCTCCCGGTACCGGCAAGACCCTCTGCGCTCGTGCGGTAGCCAACCGAACAGACGCCACCTTCATCCGCGTGATTGGATCCGAGTTGGTTCAAAAGTacgttggtgagggtgccaGGATGGTGCGTGAGCTGTTTGAGATGGCGCGGACGAAGAAGGCCTGCATTATCTTCTTTGACGAGATTGACGCCATTGGTGGTGCTCGTTTTGATGACGGTGCGGGCGGTGACAATGAAGTCCAGAGAACCATGCTGGAGCTCATTACTCAACTGGACGGTTTCGACGCTAGAGGTAACATCAAAGTCATGTTTGCCACCAACAGACCTTCGACTCTCGACCCTGCTCTTATGAGACCGGGTCGTATCGACCGCAAAATTGAGTTTGCTCTTCCCGATCTCGAGGGCCGGGCCAACATTCTGAGGATTCACGCCAAGAGCATGTCGGTGGAGAGGGACATCAGATGGGAACTCATCTCGCGGTTGTGCCCCAATGCTACGGGTGCTGAGCTGCGCAGCGTGTGCACGGAGGCGGGCATGTTTGCTATCCgcgcgaggaggaaggtggcgACCGAGAAGGACTTCTTGGATGCGGTGGACAAGGTGATCAAGGGTAACCACAAGTTTAACTCTACTGCGGCTTATGCGCAGTATAACTAA
- a CDS encoding uncharacterized protein (EggNog:ENOG503NUXV; COG:S) codes for MLPPAAAAALSNNNVHLAVRQHLDPVVVPALENTIAVAIPNVVTSLAAAAAAAAAVDPTNLPHPPPSFNDHPQGGQQPATAEAGTLISVTMTPTLSPISSPTATGTPFSPSENPTECRLLGSFAILVQLALGGLALLSLVYKRWRERPQRPVKIWFFDASKQVFGSVLVHGANVFMSLLTSGRFNITTIAPPATVSEAARRGVLMLLKRTATTTTTVDEYVPNPCSFYLLNLAIDTTLGIPILILIVRITTTLVTYTPLGQPPESVQSGHYGSPPNAWWWLKQSFIYFCGLMGMKLVVLVIFMIFPWISELGDWALKWTEGNEKLQIVFVMMLFPLIMNAMQYYIIDSYIKKQEGKGEVEGKGYDEVDQEEGVDGSVASEDSESEEEEGQRTPRAGKGARDLERDEYDPDVDGDSQTVVGSSSSRISSRGVLTEDLLPKE; via the exons ATGTTGcctcccgccgccgcagccgccTTGTCCAACAACAACGTTCACCTCGCTGTTCGTCAACACCTCGATCCCGTTGTCGTCCCCGCGCTCGAGAACACCATCGCCGTCGCCATCCCCAATGTCGTAACGTCTCtcgcggcagcagcagcagcagcagcagcggtaGATCCAACAAATCtaccccatccaccaccgtcgtTCAACGACCACCCGCAAGGAGGTCAACAACCCGCGACGGCGGAAGCAGGAACCCTCATCTCCGTCACCATGActcccaccctctccccaataTCAAGCCCAACCGCAACCggcacccccttctccccctcggAAAACCCCACCGAATGCCGCCTCCTAGGCTCCTTCGCCATCCTAGTCCAGctcgccctcggcggcctagccctcctctccctcgtctaCAAACGATGGCGCGAGCGCCCCCAGCGACCGGTCAAAATCTGGTTTTTTGACGCCTCAAAGCAGGTCTTTGGGAGCGTGCTAGTCCACGGCGCAAACGTGTTCATGTCTCTGCTCACGAGCGGGAGGTTCAACATCACGACCATTGCTCCCCCGGCAACGGTGtccgaggcggcgaggagaggGGTGTTGATGCTTCTTAAACGGAcagcaacgacgacaacgacggtAGACGAATATGTACCGAACCCGTGCTCTTTTTACCTTTTAAACTTGGCTATTGAT ACAACCCTCGGCATCCCAATCTTAATTCTCATCGTCAGAATAACCACCACTTTGGTCACTTACACCCCGCTGGGCCAACCCCCGGAGTCGGTTCAGTCAGGGCACTACGGCTCGCCCCCCAAcgcgtggtggtggttgaagcaGTCGTTTATTTACTTTTGCGGCTTGATGGGCATGAAACTTGTTGTTCTGGTCATTTTTATGATTTTTCCCTGGATCTCGGAACTGGGGGATTGGGCGCTTAAGTGGACCGAGGGCAACGAGAAGCTGCAGATTGTCTTTGTCATGATGCTGTTCCCGCTCATCATGAACGCGATGCAGTATTACATCATTGATAGCTacatcaagaagcaggagggcaaaggggaggtggagggtaaGGGGtatgatgaggttgatcaggaggagggggtggatgggtcGGTTGCGAGTGAGGATAGTGAgagtgaagaagaggaaggacaGAGGACGCCAAGGGCTGGGAAAGGGGCGAGGGACTTGGAGAGGGACGAGTATGATCCTGATGTGGACGGGGACAGCcagacggtggtggggagcAGCTCGAGTCGGATTTCGAGTCGGGGGGTGTTGACAGAGGATTTGCTTCCCAAGGaatga
- a CDS encoding uncharacterized protein (EggNog:ENOG503P71U) has protein sequence MAKGNNNMPSIAQETINTSSPSSVPCKKRRRDDDRDNSTQQFTFSHHHHNIYPDNYHHYHHGSSSSSSNLSPLATTTRKMIPLSSKRQRVTSVDIELDPKRQHDITGKFHQKEEEETLSAKPRPNLASKTSLLTPCHICSRKPTKKSDLDSFADCQGCGQRTCYVCIRECLGWSPPSQQPPPPLSLQTEPSFTMIDVDSAEEQQPPPPVESGGWTTKGGGAGHRKMVCSRCCVERGQDGDVVCLGCLPFVEG, from the exons ATGGCCAAGGGGAACAACAACATGCCGTCCATCGCCCAAGaaaccatcaacacctcgtccccctcctctgtCCCATGCAAGAAGCGGAGACGAGACGACGATCGCGATAACAGCACCCAGCAATTCACATT ctcccaccaccaccacaacatctACCCAGACAActaccaccactaccaccatggcagcagcagcagcagcagcaacctaTCCCCCCtggcaaccaccaccaggaaAATGATCCCCCTTTCTTCCAAACGCCAACGAGTGACCTCAGTCGACATTGAACTTGACCCAAAAAGACAACACGATATCACCGGCAAATtccaccaaaaagaagaagaggaaacaCTCTCAGCAAAACCCCGACCAAACCTAGCCAGCAAAACCTCCCTCCTAACCCCCTGCCACATCTGCTCCCGCAAACCAACCAAGAAATCCGACCTGGACAGCTTCGCCGATTGTCAAGGATGTGGTCAGCGGACGTGCTACGTGTGCATAAGGGAGTGTCTTGGTTGGAGTCCACCGtcccagcaaccaccaccgccactATCATTACAGACAGAGCCGTCGTTTACAATGATTGATGTTGATTCTGCTGAGgagcaacaaccaccaccaccagtagAAAGTGGAGGCTGGACAacaaaagggggtggggcTGGGCACAGGAAGATGGTCTGCAGCAGGTGTTGCGTTGAAAGGGGCCaggatggggatgtggtttGTTTGGGGTGTTTACCATTTGTGGAGGGTTGA
- a CDS encoding uncharacterized protein (COG:A; EggNog:ENOG503P3H5): MSRANKLGPEVNRALFVKNLSYNVTPEELFDLFGKYGPIRQVRQGIASNTKGTAFVVYEDVMDAKQACDKLNGYNFQNRYLVVLYHQPDKMVRSKEDLDIRKENLERLKRQHGID, from the exons ATGAGTCGCGCCAACAAACTTGGCCCGGAGGTTAATCG AGCTTTGTTCGTCAAGAATCTAAG CTACAACGTCACTCCTGAGGAGCTGTTCGATCTCTTCGGCAAGTACGGGCCCATTCGCCAGGTCCGCCAGGGCATTGCGAGCAACACCAAGGGCACCGCCTTCGTTGTCTACGAAGATGTTATGGATGCGAAGCAGGCCTGCGACAAACTGAACGGCTACAACTTTCAGAACCGTTATCTCGTTG TATTATACCACCAGCCCGACAAGATGGTCAGGTCAAAAGAGGATTTGGACATCCGCAAGGAGAATCTCGAACGCCTCAAGCGGCAACATGGTATAGATTGA